The nucleotide window GTGCACTTCGTGGAGACGATGACCGGCATCCGCGCCGTGAAGGCGTTCCGCAAGGAGCGCCGCAACGAGCGCGACTTCGCCGGCGTCGTCGAGGACTACCGCGACGTCAATGCGAAGGTCGTCGGCCTCTTCGGCACCTACGAGCCGGGGCTCATGCTCATCGGCAACACCACGATCGCCGCGGTGCTGCTGTTCGGCGCGTTCCGCGTCGTCGACGAGAGCCTCGCCATCGGGGCGCTGCTTGCGGCCGTGCTGTACACGCGCCGCTTCTTCGACCCCATGGAAGACCTCGCGATGTTCTACAACTCGTACCAGTCGGCCGCGAGCGCCCTCGAGAAGATCTCCGGCGTGCTGGAGGAGGAACCGAGCGTGCCCGACCCGGTGAAGCCGGTCGACCTGTGGAAGGCCGAGGGGCACGTCCGCTTCGACGACGTCGAGTTCGCATACACGCCGGAGCGGGTCATCCTGCCCCACTTCGACCTGGATATCCCCGCCGGGCAGACGATCGCGCTCGTCGGCTCGACCGGCGCCGGCAAGTCGACGCTCGCGAAGCTGATCTCCCGCTTCTACGATCCGAGCGACGGCCGCGTCACCCTCGACGGGGTGGACCTCAGGGATCTGCACCCGAAGGACCTCAGGCGGGCGATCGTCATGGTCACCCAGGAGGCGTACCTGTTCTCGGGCACCGTCGCCGACAACATCGCCCTCGGCCGGCCGGACGCCTCCTTCGACGAGATCGTCGCGGCGGCGAAGGCGGTCGGCGCGCACGCATTCATCGAGTCGCTGCCGAACGGCTACGACACCGATGTGAACAAGCGCGGCGGGCGGGTCAGCGCCGGGCAGCGGCAGCTCATCTCCTTCGCGCGGGCGTTCCTCGCGAACCCGGCGGTGCTCATCCTCGACGAGGCGACCAGTTCCCTCGACATCCCGAGCGAACGCCTCGTGCAGGAGGCGCTGCAGACCCTGCTCGCCGACCGCACCGCGGTCATCATCGCGCACCGTCTGTCGACGGTGGCGATCGCCGACCGGGTGCTCGTCATGGAGCACGGGCGCATCGTCGAAGACGGCGCCCCCGCCGAGCTCATCGGCGGCACGGGTCGCTTCGCGAAGCTGCACGCGGCCTGGCGCGACTCGCTCGTGTGAGATGCGGGTGCGGATGCCCGGGGTCGCCCCAGGGCATCCGCACCCGGCCCATGCCGCGCCGGCCCGCCGGCGGCACGCACCCGACGGTGCGCGCGCGCTCAGCGGCGCCGCTGCAGCCGGCCCGCGACGAGCTCGCGCAGCTCCGGCAGGCGATCGTGCAGCCCGCCGGGGCACAGGGTCTCGTTGAAGTCCATGTGCCCGTAGATCTCGGTGGCGGGGATGCCGTACTGCTGGCACGTGTACGCGCAGAAGTGGACGAGGCTGGCCCACTGCTCCTCGGGCACCGGTGCGCCGAGGTGGTAGCTGCCGTCGTTCTCGATGCCGATGGACTGCGTGTTCTGGCCGACGGTGTGGGCGCTCTCGATCATCCATCGCCCTCGCTGCAGGGCCGCGAGGCTGCCGGCGCGGCCCTCGGTGAGGTAGCCGCCCTGGCTGTTCGTGAAGTGCTGGCCCGAGTCGAGCCAGCCGTTCTGGTCCATGTGCAGGTCCTGGATGTCGCGCGAGTTCTGGAACGCGTACGCGAGCGAATGGTCGGCGGTGTTCGGGAACGCCGTGTGGTGCACGATGATCTTGTTCGGCCGCGCGTGCACGACGGTCGGCGTCGCCGACGGGGGCCGGGCGCCCCATTCGTCGCCGGAGTAGATGCGCGGCTGCTCGACGAGCGGGCCCTTCGGCCCTCGGCCGTGCCCGGGCCCGTGGGCGGGGACGGCGGCGGCGCCGAGCAGCGGCACGGCCGCTCCGGCGGCGAGGCCGGCGAGGGCGGTGCGGCGGGTGATCTCGTTCATGGGGTGTGCTCCGTTCGGTTCGGGGTGATGGATGGAAGCGGGGCGGATGCCCGGGCGCGCGCCCCGGCATCCGCCCCCCCCCGACCTCACGGAGTGTTGTTCGCGAGCGCGAGCAGGCGGGCCCGCGTGCCGTTGAAGACGTTGCGGTCGATGTTGCCGGCGATGCCGGCGACGCTTCCGCTCGAGGTGTACTGCCACATCGTGTAGAAGCCCCAGCCGGCCGGGATCGCCGGGCTGCCGGTCGTGTAGTGCGCCACCCACAGCGGGTTGATCGCCGAGCGGCCCGTCCAGTTGCCGGTGCACTGGTTCCACCAGGAGGCGGCCGTGTAGATCACCGGGTCGCGGCCCGTGCGCGACTTGTACGTGTTCGAGAAGTCGGTGATCCAGTTGCGCATCGCCGTCTGCGAGAGGCCGTAGCAGGTCGCCCCGTACGGGTTCCACTCGATGTCGAGGGCGCCGGGCAGGGTGAGGTTGTCGCGCGACCAGCCGCCGCCGTTGTTGACGAAGTAGTTCGCCTGCGTGGCGCCG belongs to Agromyces archimandritae and includes:
- a CDS encoding ABC transporter ATP-binding protein; protein product: MSVVGVQGEERHEYTKAESRHIRRRSLRLLGSLLSPMRPTLALTIVVVLISTAGQVAGPAIIAYGIDRGLPALLEQDWFPLAFAGGAYLLTGLVGGFLIAWYIRLSARISQAVLIDLRKRVFLHTQKLSLEFHESYTSGRIISRQTSDLDSIRELLDSGVNALVQGLLYMGMTAVMLVVMDPVSGLILAVALVPLFMLTRWFQVRSQVLFRRSRVVSAKLIVHFVETMTGIRAVKAFRKERRNERDFAGVVEDYRDVNAKVVGLFGTYEPGLMLIGNTTIAAVLLFGAFRVVDESLAIGALLAAVLYTRRFFDPMEDLAMFYNSYQSAASALEKISGVLEEEPSVPDPVKPVDLWKAEGHVRFDDVEFAYTPERVILPHFDLDIPAGQTIALVGSTGAGKSTLAKLISRFYDPSDGRVTLDGVDLRDLHPKDLRRAIVMVTQEAYLFSGTVADNIALGRPDASFDEIVAAAKAVGAHAFIESLPNGYDTDVNKRGGRVSAGQRQLISFARAFLANPAVLILDEATSSLDIPSERLVQEALQTLLADRTAVIIAHRLSTVAIADRVLVMEHGRIVEDGAPAELIGGTGRFAKLHAAWRDSLV
- a CDS encoding peptidoglycan recognition protein family protein produces the protein MNEITRRTALAGLAAGAAVPLLGAAAVPAHGPGHGRGPKGPLVEQPRIYSGDEWGARPPSATPTVVHARPNKIIVHHTAFPNTADHSLAYAFQNSRDIQDLHMDQNGWLDSGQHFTNSQGGYLTEGRAGSLAALQRGRWMIESAHTVGQNTQSIGIENDGSYHLGAPVPEEQWASLVHFCAYTCQQYGIPATEIYGHMDFNETLCPGGLHDRLPELRELVAGRLQRRR
- a CDS encoding lysozyme, translated to MAYTKRGRRLGRALAIAAAAALAGTVMVGQPATAQPADDGTAAASGFAANANPQGIDVSNWQGSINWTSVRNAGIEFAYIKATEGTSYKDPRFNTNYPNAYYAGVIRGAYHFALPNVSSGATQANYFVNNGGGWSRDNLTLPGALDIEWNPYGATCYGLSQTAMRNWITDFSNTYKSRTGRDPVIYTAASWWNQCTGNWTGRSAINPLWVAHYTTGSPAIPAGWGFYTMWQYTSSGSVAGIAGNIDRNVFNGTRARLLALANNTP